The following are from one region of the Halarcobacter sp. genome:
- a CDS encoding N-acetyltransferase — protein sequence MKISKASKKDIKKLFELENKVFKGDIMMMKLSSFYYHVEKNFLYKVEVDKQIVGYILWLKRKRFFRLYSLAVLEEFRKLGLATKLLDFSLEKLKKKDLQLEVRVSNEKAIKLYEKYGFKKVKILEKYYENEDGVLMRMER from the coding sequence ATGAAAATATCAAAAGCTTCTAAAAAAGATATAAAAAAACTTTTTGAGCTAGAAAATAAAGTTTTTAAAGGTGATATTATGATGATGAAACTAAGTAGTTTTTATTATCATGTGGAAAAAAACTTTTTATATAAAGTTGAAGTTGATAAACAAATTGTGGGATATATATTGTGGTTAAAAAGAAAAAGATTTTTTAGACTTTATTCTCTTGCAGTTTTAGAAGAATTTAGAAAATTGGGTCTGGCAACAAAACTGTTAGATTTTAGTTTAGAAAAACTAAAGAAAAAAGATTTGCAACTTGAAGTTAGAGTTTCAAATGAAAAAGCTATAAAACTTTATGAAAAATATGGATTTAAAAAAGTAAAGATTTTAGAGAAGTATTATGAAAATGAGGATGGGGTTTTAATGAGAATGGAAAGATAA
- a CDS encoding phosphatidylglycerol lysyltransferase domain-containing protein produces the protein MSTLTISNYTLKHFDLKAKEVMDKYLELINVDVSDYTFAGNYIWLSTATGFYAIVNDTFCLFILNSGELTMLLPPIGKKEKTYDAILQCFEIMNTHNSNRNYSKIEYVHEDILEGFVDYLEEGTLIYEMLKDFIIEKKLVDYIYKVDDLIDLKGDSYKSKRNEINKFKKIYPEHKIEVLDIDKHGKAVLDLFNKWVKDRTTYMPKEEVEVFLDGIYFERFAIKRLVNDYKNLDIIGLVIYIDGEVKGFTVGEKINANTASVIIEKTDFEVLGCAQFIFREFSKILKDKYSVEYINVGDDMGFENLKKVKMSYRPNKLVPKYTIYQK, from the coding sequence ATGTCAACTTTGACAATAAGCAACTACACGTTAAAACACTTTGATTTAAAAGCAAAAGAGGTTATGGACAAATATTTAGAACTAATAAATGTAGATGTTAGTGATTATACATTTGCAGGAAATTATATTTGGCTTTCAACTGCTACAGGATTTTATGCGATTGTAAATGATACATTTTGTTTATTTATTTTAAACTCAGGTGAATTAACTATGCTTTTACCTCCAATAGGTAAGAAAGAAAAAACATATGATGCAATTTTACAATGTTTTGAGATAATGAATACTCATAACAGCAATAGAAATTACTCAAAAATTGAGTATGTGCATGAAGATATATTAGAAGGTTTTGTGGATTACTTGGAAGAGGGTACTTTAATATATGAGATGTTAAAAGATTTTATTATAGAGAAGAAGTTAGTTGATTATATTTACAAAGTTGATGATTTAATTGATTTAAAAGGTGATTCTTATAAATCAAAGAGAAATGAGATTAATAAATTTAAAAAAATATACCCAGAACATAAAATTGAAGTTTTAGATATAGATAAACATGGAAAAGCTGTTTTAGATTTATTTAACAAGTGGGTAAAAGATAGAACAACATATATGCCAAAAGAGGAAGTTGAAGTTTTCCTAGATGGTATCTATTTTGAAAGATTTGCTATAAAAAGACTTGTAAATGATTATAAAAATCTTGACATAATAGGTCTTGTTATCTATATTGATGGTGAGGTAAAAGGTTTTACTGTTGGTGAAAAAATTAATGCTAATACAGCAAGTGTTATTATAGAAAAAACAGATTTTGAAGTTTTAGGGTGTGCTCAATTTATTTTTAGAGAGTTTAGTAAAATTTTAAAAGATAAATATAGTGTTGAATATATAAATGTTGGTGATGATATGGGATTTGAAAACCTTAAAAAAGTTAAGATGTCATATAGACCAAATAAATTAGTACCAAAATATACAATATACCAAAAATGA